The proteins below come from a single Oryzomicrobium terrae genomic window:
- the groES gene encoding co-chaperone GroES, with protein MKIRPLHDRVIVKRVEAERTTASGIVIPDSAGEKPDQGEILAVGNGKVLEDGKVRALEVKVGDRVLFGKYAGQTVKVDGQELLVMREEDIMGVVEA; from the coding sequence ATGAAAATCCGTCCCTTGCACGACCGTGTGATCGTCAAGCGCGTCGAAGCCGAACGCACCACCGCCTCCGGTATCGTTATTCCCGATTCCGCCGGTGAGAAGCCGGACCAGGGTGAAATCCTTGCCGTCGGTAACGGCAAGGTCCTCGAAGACGGCAAGGTCCGTGCCCTCGAAGTGAAGGTGGGCGACCGCGTCCTGTTCGGCAAGTACGCCGGCCAGACCGTCAAGGTGGATGGCCAGGAACTGCTGGTCATGCGCGAAGAAGACATCATGGGCGTGGTGGAAGCCTAA
- the groL gene encoding chaperonin GroEL (60 kDa chaperone family; promotes refolding of misfolded polypeptides especially under stressful conditions; forms two stacked rings of heptamers to form a barrel-shaped 14mer; ends can be capped by GroES; misfolded proteins enter the barrel where they are refolded when GroES binds): MAAKEVKFGDVARERMVAGINILANAVKVTLGPKGRNVVLERSFGAPTVTKDGVSVAKEIELKDKFENMGAQMVKEVASKTSDVAGDGTTTATVLAQAIVREGMKYVAAGMNPMDLKRGIDKTVAALTDELRKISKPCSTTKEIAQVGSISANSDTNIGDIIANAMDKVGKEGVITVEDGKSLDNELDVVEGMQFDRGYLSPYFINNPDKQIAALDNPFVLLFDKKISNIRDLLPVLEQVAKAGRPLLIIAEDVDGEALATLVVNNLRGILKTCAVKAPGFGDRRKAMLEDIAILTGGTVIAEEVGLSLEKATLAELGQAKRIEIGKENTTIIDGAGDAATIEARVGTIRKQIEEATSDYDREKLQERVAKLAGGVAVIKVGAATEVEMKEKKARVEDALHATRAAVEEGIVAGGGVALLRARAAVSVKGDNPDQEAGIKIVLRAIEEPLRQIVANAGDEPSVVVSKVLEGKGNFGYNAGSGVYGDMVEMGVLDPTKVTRTALQNAASVAGLMLTTDCMVGELPEDKPAMPGGMGDMGGMGGMGMGM; the protein is encoded by the coding sequence ATGGCTGCTAAAGAAGTCAAATTCGGTGACGTCGCCCGCGAGCGCATGGTTGCCGGCATCAACATCCTCGCCAACGCCGTCAAGGTGACCCTGGGCCCGAAAGGCCGCAACGTGGTGCTCGAGCGCTCCTTCGGCGCCCCCACCGTGACCAAGGACGGTGTGTCCGTCGCCAAGGAAATCGAACTGAAGGATAAGTTCGAGAACATGGGCGCCCAGATGGTCAAGGAAGTCGCTTCCAAGACCTCCGACGTGGCCGGTGACGGCACCACCACCGCCACCGTGCTGGCCCAGGCCATCGTCCGCGAAGGCATGAAGTACGTGGCCGCCGGCATGAACCCGATGGACCTGAAGCGCGGTATCGACAAGACCGTCGCCGCCCTGACCGACGAACTGCGCAAGATTTCCAAGCCCTGTTCCACCACCAAGGAAATCGCCCAGGTCGGCTCCATCTCCGCCAACTCCGACACCAACATCGGCGACATCATCGCCAATGCCATGGACAAGGTCGGCAAGGAAGGCGTGATCACCGTCGAAGACGGCAAGTCCCTGGACAACGAACTGGACGTCGTCGAAGGCATGCAGTTCGACCGCGGCTACCTGTCCCCCTACTTCATCAACAACCCGGACAAGCAGATTGCCGCCCTGGACAATCCCTTCGTCCTGCTGTTCGACAAGAAGATCTCCAACATCCGCGACCTGCTGCCGGTGCTCGAGCAAGTGGCCAAGGCCGGCCGCCCGCTGCTGATCATCGCCGAAGACGTGGACGGTGAAGCCCTGGCCACCCTGGTGGTGAACAACCTGCGCGGCATCCTCAAGACCTGCGCCGTCAAGGCTCCGGGCTTCGGCGACCGTCGCAAGGCCATGCTGGAAGACATCGCCATCCTGACCGGCGGTACCGTGATCGCCGAAGAAGTCGGCCTGTCCCTGGAAAAGGCCACCCTGGCCGAGCTGGGCCAAGCCAAGCGCATCGAGATCGGCAAGGAAAACACCACCATCATCGACGGCGCCGGCGATGCCGCCACCATCGAAGCTCGCGTCGGCACCATCCGCAAGCAGATCGAGGAAGCCACCTCCGACTACGACCGTGAGAAGCTGCAAGAGCGCGTGGCCAAGCTGGCCGGCGGCGTTGCCGTGATCAAGGTCGGTGCCGCCACCGAAGTCGAAATGAAGGAAAAGAAGGCCCGCGTCGAAGACGCCCTGCACGCCACCCGCGCTGCCGTTGAAGAAGGCATCGTCGCCGGCGGCGGCGTGGCCCTGCTGCGCGCCCGCGCTGCCGTTTCCGTCAAGGGTGACAACCCCGACCAGGAAGCCGGCATCAAGATCGTGCTGCGCGCCATCGAAGAGCCCCTGCGCCAGATCGTCGCCAACGCCGGTGACGAGCCCTCCGTGGTGGTCTCCAAGGTCCTGGAAGGCAAGGGCAACTTCGGCTACAACGCCGGCTCCGGCGTGTACGGCGACATGGTGGAAATGGGCGTGCTCGACCCCACCAAGGTGACCCGCACCGCGCTGCAGAACGCCGCCTCCGTGGCCGGCCTGATGCTCACCACCGACTGCATGGTCGGCGAGCTGCCCGAAGACAAGCCCGCCATGCCCGGCGGCATGGGCGACATGGGTGGTATGGGCGGCATGGGCATGGGCATGTAA
- a CDS encoding sulfite exporter TauE/SafE family protein, with product MELGFVVAGLAVGCVVGLTGVGGGSLMTPILLWFGITPATAVGTDLLYAALTKAGGVVVHHRQRHVDWRLVGWLAAGSVPASLLTLALLSRLGPSQALDGVFRFMLGVALLLTATAILGKPWLLRHVPSRWRDAPFAAMRPALWATGAVLGVLVTLSSIGAGALGTLALFLILPALPTTRLVGSEIAHAVPLTLVAGIGHAGLGHIDWSLLVNLLAGSLPGIWLGSHLSHRLHDGWLRPALAVMLAFIGARLVV from the coding sequence GTGGAACTCGGATTCGTGGTGGCGGGATTGGCAGTGGGCTGCGTGGTCGGCCTCACCGGCGTGGGCGGCGGCTCCCTGATGACGCCTATCCTGCTCTGGTTCGGCATCACCCCGGCCACCGCCGTCGGCACCGACCTGCTCTACGCAGCCCTGACCAAGGCCGGCGGCGTGGTGGTGCACCACCGCCAGCGGCACGTGGATTGGCGCCTGGTCGGTTGGCTGGCCGCCGGCAGCGTGCCGGCTTCCCTGCTCACCCTGGCCCTGCTCTCTCGCCTGGGCCCCTCCCAGGCCCTGGACGGCGTGTTCCGCTTCATGCTCGGCGTGGCCCTGCTCCTCACCGCCACCGCCATCCTCGGCAAACCCTGGTTGCTGCGCCACGTGCCGTCCCGCTGGCGCGATGCCCCCTTCGCCGCCATGCGTCCGGCCCTGTGGGCCACCGGTGCGGTGCTTGGCGTGCTGGTCACCTTGAGTTCGATCGGCGCCGGCGCCCTGGGCACCCTGGCCCTGTTCCTCATCCTGCCGGCCCTGCCCACCACCCGCCTGGTGGGCAGCGAGATCGCCCACGCCGTGCCCCTCACCCTGGTGGCGGGCATCGGCCACGCCGGCCTGGGGCACATCGACTGGAGCCTGCTGGTCAACCTGCTGGCCGGTTCCCTGCCCGGTATCTGGCTCGGCAGCCACCTCAGCCACCGCCTCCACGACGGCTGGCTGCGCCCGGCCCTGGCAGTGATGCTGGCCTTCATCGGCGCCCGGCTGGTGGTTTGA
- a CDS encoding sensor histidine kinase, translated as MPDRADLTDPSGVSAAPPDAEPEGTAPPRRRRSLRRTLLIYLLAPLGAALAVNTAVTYRTALDSANQAYDRTLQGALLAISERVTVDDGLIRIDLPYSALEMLENDFQDRIYYRVSHPEQGEITGYPDLPEPLPGKRFGISRAISGEASSDEVHNRKPFFYETAYHGEHLRIAAQWRPLFYPGIRGPLLIQIGETQGARNQLARQLLLESLVKEGVLIVFAALLIAFGVLHALGPLRRLRHEVAARDPLDLSPLAADNVPSEVTPLVDAVNAHTARVRQLTDAQRQFIDDAAHQLKTPLAIIKSQADLAQRETDPLRLQRMVGDIGQTATATARLVQQLLTLARSDAAPPASQVLNLTELARQVTFDWLPQALARRIDLGFAGEVPCPVRGDEVLLRELVANLIDNALRYTPAGGVVTVEVSVERKTATNADKAVVLRVDDSGPGIGVDERERVFDRFYRPAGSSAPGNGLGLAIVRAIARRHGGEVGLDDGPEGRGLRVTVHLPAVGGENDAA; from the coding sequence ATGCCTGACCGGGCCGACCTGACTGACCCGAGCGGCGTCTCCGCTGCGCCGCCGGATGCCGAACCGGAGGGCACGGCTCCGCCACGGCGCCGGCGCAGCCTGCGCCGCACCCTGCTGATCTACCTGCTGGCCCCCCTGGGCGCCGCCCTGGCGGTGAATACCGCGGTGACGTACCGCACCGCCCTGGACTCGGCCAACCAGGCCTACGACCGGACGCTCCAGGGCGCCCTGCTGGCGATCTCGGAACGGGTCACGGTGGACGACGGGCTGATCCGCATCGACCTGCCCTACTCGGCCCTGGAAATGCTCGAAAACGATTTCCAGGACCGCATTTACTACCGGGTCAGCCATCCGGAGCAGGGCGAGATCACCGGCTACCCGGACCTGCCCGAGCCCCTGCCGGGCAAGCGCTTCGGCATCAGCCGGGCAATTTCCGGCGAAGCCTCCAGCGACGAGGTGCACAACCGCAAACCTTTCTTCTACGAAACCGCCTACCACGGCGAACACCTGCGCATCGCCGCCCAGTGGCGCCCCCTGTTCTACCCGGGCATCCGCGGCCCCCTGTTGATCCAGATCGGTGAAACCCAGGGGGCGCGCAACCAGTTGGCCCGCCAGCTGCTGCTCGAATCCCTGGTCAAGGAAGGCGTCCTGATCGTCTTCGCCGCCCTGCTCATCGCCTTCGGTGTGCTGCACGCCCTGGGACCGCTGCGCCGCCTGCGCCACGAGGTGGCCGCCCGGGACCCGCTCGACCTGTCGCCCCTGGCCGCCGACAACGTGCCCAGCGAAGTGACACCCCTGGTGGATGCGGTCAACGCCCATACCGCCCGGGTGCGTCAGCTCACCGACGCCCAGCGCCAGTTCATCGACGACGCCGCCCACCAGCTGAAGACGCCCCTGGCGATTATCAAATCCCAGGCCGATCTGGCCCAGCGCGAAACCGACCCGCTGCGCCTGCAACGCATGGTCGGCGACATCGGCCAGACCGCCACCGCCACGGCCCGGCTGGTGCAGCAACTGCTCACCCTGGCGCGCAGCGACGCGGCGCCGCCGGCCAGCCAGGTGCTAAACCTGACCGAGCTGGCCCGCCAGGTGACCTTCGACTGGCTGCCCCAGGCCCTGGCGCGGCGCATCGACCTGGGGTTTGCCGGCGAGGTGCCCTGCCCGGTGCGCGGCGACGAGGTACTGCTACGGGAATTGGTGGCCAACCTGATCGACAACGCCCTGCGCTACACGCCGGCAGGCGGGGTTGTGACGGTGGAGGTGAGCGTGGAGCGGAAAACCGCCACGAATGCCGACAAGGCGGTCGTCCTGCGCGTGGACGACAGCGGTCCGGGGATAGGCGTCGACGAGCGGGAGCGGGTATTCGACCGCTTCTATCGCCCGGCCGGCAGCAGCGCGCCGGGCAACGGCCTGGGGCTGGCCATCGTGCGCGCCATTGCCCGCCGCCACGGCGGCGAGGTGGGCCTGGACGACGGCCCCGAGGGACGGGGCCTACGGGTAACGGTGCACCTGCCGGCAGTGGGCGGGGAAAACGACGCCGCCTGA
- a CDS encoding response regulator, whose product MRLLIVEDTPQLARALAEGLKKSGLVADVVGDGLHADQLLRSERFDAVLLDLSLPRLDGLEVLRRLRARGDDVPVLVLTARGSTLDRVQGLNEGADDYLAKPFELAEVEARIKALVRRRYGRPTPVLQLGPLRYDTVSRRYQLGEAPLEVTPREHAVLEALLLKAGQPVAKQALCDRLCNLDDAVTPDAVEIYVHRLRKKLAGSTLAIRTLRGLGYLLETEVGDA is encoded by the coding sequence GTGCGCCTGCTCATCGTCGAAGACACTCCCCAACTGGCCCGGGCCCTGGCCGAGGGGCTGAAGAAATCCGGCCTCGTCGCCGACGTGGTGGGCGACGGCCTGCACGCCGACCAGTTGCTGCGCAGCGAACGCTTCGACGCGGTACTGCTCGACCTCAGCCTGCCCCGCCTCGACGGTCTGGAAGTGCTGCGCCGCCTGCGCGCCCGGGGCGACGACGTGCCGGTGCTGGTGCTCACCGCCCGGGGCAGCACCCTGGACCGGGTCCAGGGCCTCAACGAAGGCGCCGACGACTACCTGGCCAAGCCCTTCGAACTGGCCGAGGTGGAAGCCCGCATCAAGGCCCTGGTGCGGCGCCGCTACGGACGCCCGACGCCGGTGCTGCAACTGGGGCCGCTGCGTTACGACACGGTGAGCCGCCGCTACCAGCTCGGTGAGGCGCCCCTGGAGGTGACGCCCCGGGAGCACGCGGTGCTCGAAGCCCTGCTGCTCAAGGCCGGTCAGCCGGTGGCCAAGCAGGCCCTGTGCGACCGCCTGTGCAACCTGGACGATGCGGTGACCCCGGATGCGGTGGAAATCTACGTGCACCGCCTGCGCAAAAAACTGGCTGGCTCCACCCTGGCGATCCGTACCCTGCGCGGCCTGGGCTACCTGCTCGAAACCGAGGTCGGCGATGCCTGA
- a CDS encoding ABC transporter substrate-binding protein, with protein MQRWFRTLTITAAAALTPLLSAPAAAQVPAGYPADYANLVAAARKEGKVIVYGATDTNAVSPLIKDFEALYPGIRVEYNDMNTTELYNRVVSEKAAGGSSADVLWSSAMDLQIKLVNDGLALAYKSPETPKLPDWSVWKGEAYGVTYEPIVFVYNKRLLKADEIPHSHADFARLLREKGERFKGKVTSYDIEKSGVGFMLITQDSKVNPGFWDLAKAVGGVSPRFQSSSGTMMERIGSGENLLGYNVFGSYAMLRAKKDPGIGWVVPSDYVLVMSRVMFIAKTAKNPSAAKLWLDYILSKRGQTIIANQSELGSVRADVEGELTAAGLAKTHGNALKPIPVGPSLLTFLDQNKRLEFIKQWQQAMGARK; from the coding sequence ATGCAACGCTGGTTTCGCACCTTAACCATCACCGCCGCCGCCGCCCTGACGCCCTTGCTGTCCGCTCCCGCCGCCGCCCAGGTGCCCGCCGGCTACCCAGCCGACTACGCCAACCTGGTCGCCGCCGCCCGCAAGGAGGGCAAGGTGATCGTTTACGGCGCCACCGACACCAATGCGGTGAGCCCGCTGATCAAGGACTTCGAGGCCCTCTATCCGGGCATTCGGGTCGAATACAACGACATGAACACCACCGAGTTGTACAACCGGGTGGTGAGCGAGAAAGCCGCCGGCGGTTCGTCGGCCGACGTGCTGTGGAGTTCGGCCATGGACCTGCAGATCAAGCTGGTCAACGACGGCCTGGCCCTGGCCTACAAGTCCCCCGAGACGCCTAAGCTGCCCGACTGGTCGGTGTGGAAGGGTGAGGCCTACGGGGTGACCTACGAGCCCATCGTGTTCGTCTATAACAAGCGCCTGCTCAAGGCTGATGAGATTCCCCACAGCCACGCCGACTTTGCCCGCTTGCTGCGCGAGAAGGGCGAGCGCTTCAAGGGCAAGGTGACGTCCTACGACATCGAGAAGTCGGGCGTCGGCTTCATGCTGATCACCCAGGACAGCAAGGTGAATCCGGGCTTTTGGGACTTGGCCAAGGCCGTGGGCGGTGTCAGCCCGCGCTTCCAGTCGAGTAGCGGCACGATGATGGAGCGCATCGGCTCCGGCGAGAACCTGCTCGGCTACAACGTCTTTGGCTCCTACGCCATGCTGCGCGCCAAGAAGGACCCGGGCATCGGCTGGGTAGTGCCCAGCGACTACGTGCTGGTCATGTCCCGGGTGATGTTCATCGCCAAGACCGCCAAGAACCCGAGCGCCGCCAAGCTATGGCTCGACTACATCCTCTCCAAGCGCGGCCAGACCATCATCGCCAACCAGTCCGAACTGGGCTCGGTGCGCGCCGACGTGGAAGGCGAACTGACCGCCGCCGGCCTGGCCAAGACCCACGGCAACGCCTTGAAGCCGATCCCGGTCGGCCCCAGCCTGCTGACCTTCCTCGACCAGAACAAGCGCCTGGAATTCATCAAGCAGTGGCAGCAGGCCATGGGCGCGCGCAAGTAA
- a CDS encoding ABC transporter permease, which produces MTTPVSSLAATSVWRFFPTRGLVIALTALTVLVPLGLIFYQSLLNAPFFDSQASPGLAAYAFIFDDPDFWDATKNSLLIAGSMALIAVPLGGALAFIMARTDLPGRRWIEPLLLVPVFVSPMVLSFGYVVAAGPVGFYSVWVSQLFGTVPWNVYSLPSIAIIAGLTHVPHVYLYSSAALKSLGSDIEEAARMSGAGPLRVALDVSLPMITPALLYSGVLVFFLGFEIFALALVLGDPEGHLVLATYLFKLTNKLGTPSYHLMAAVAVCIIGITFPLVMLQRLLMKNASRFVAVKGKAGRQRPLALGSWRWLAIALIGLWLFVSVFVPLSGVALRAFVTYWGEGIQLSEVLTLEHFRTVFDQPALLRGIFNTIAIGVVGGLLSVACYAAIGLAMHRRNDRWSRFIDYLALVPRAVPGLLAGLAFLWVFLFFPPLAPLRTTIFAVWLAYTVVWLAYGMRLIQSSLLQVGPELEEAARSIGASAARTSRDVTLPLIRHGLLASWLLVFMIFEREYSTGVYLLNPGTEVIGSLLVSLWATGGADMVAALSLINVVLVGCGLAIALRFGVKLHD; this is translated from the coding sequence GTGACGACTCCCGTCTCCTCCCTTGCCGCCACCTCGGTGTGGCGGTTTTTTCCCACCCGGGGGCTGGTGATCGCGTTGACCGCGCTCACCGTGCTGGTCCCCCTGGGTCTGATCTTCTACCAGAGCCTGCTCAACGCCCCGTTCTTCGATAGCCAGGCATCGCCGGGGCTGGCGGCCTATGCCTTCATCTTCGACGACCCGGATTTCTGGGACGCGACAAAGAACTCCCTGCTCATCGCCGGCAGCATGGCCCTGATCGCCGTGCCCCTGGGCGGGGCGCTGGCCTTCATCATGGCCCGCACCGACCTGCCCGGGCGGCGCTGGATCGAGCCCTTGCTGCTGGTGCCGGTGTTCGTCTCGCCGATGGTGCTGTCCTTCGGTTACGTGGTGGCCGCCGGACCGGTGGGCTTCTATTCGGTGTGGGTCAGCCAGCTGTTCGGCACCGTGCCCTGGAACGTCTATTCCCTGCCCAGCATCGCCATCATCGCCGGCCTGACCCACGTGCCCCACGTGTACCTCTACTCGTCGGCGGCGCTGAAGAGCCTGGGCTCGGACATCGAGGAGGCGGCGCGCATGAGCGGCGCCGGCCCCCTGCGGGTGGCCCTGGACGTGAGCCTGCCGATGATCACCCCGGCCCTGCTGTATTCGGGCGTGCTGGTCTTCTTCCTCGGCTTCGAGATCTTCGCCCTGGCCCTGGTGCTGGGCGATCCGGAAGGCCACCTGGTGCTGGCCACCTATCTGTTCAAGCTGACCAACAAGCTGGGTACCCCGTCCTACCACCTGATGGCGGCGGTGGCGGTGTGCATCATCGGCATCACCTTCCCCCTGGTGATGCTGCAGCGGTTGCTAATGAAGAACGCCAGCCGCTTTGTCGCGGTCAAGGGCAAGGCCGGCCGACAGCGGCCTCTGGCACTGGGGTCGTGGCGCTGGCTGGCCATCGCCCTGATCGGCCTGTGGCTGTTCGTCTCGGTGTTCGTGCCCCTGTCCGGTGTCGCCCTGCGCGCTTTCGTCACCTACTGGGGGGAGGGCATCCAGCTGTCCGAGGTACTCACCCTGGAGCATTTCCGCACCGTGTTCGACCAGCCGGCCCTGCTGCGCGGCATCTTCAACACCATCGCCATCGGTGTCGTCGGCGGCCTGCTGTCGGTGGCCTGCTACGCCGCCATCGGCCTGGCCATGCACCGGCGCAACGACCGCTGGAGCCGCTTCATCGACTACCTGGCCCTGGTGCCCCGGGCGGTACCGGGACTGCTCGCCGGCCTGGCCTTCCTCTGGGTGTTCCTGTTCTTCCCGCCCCTGGCGCCGTTGCGCACCACCATCTTCGCGGTATGGCTGGCCTACACCGTGGTCTGGCTGGCCTACGGCATGCGCCTGATCCAGAGCTCCCTGCTCCAGGTGGGGCCGGAACTGGAGGAGGCGGCACGCAGCATTGGCGCCAGCGCCGCCCGCACCAGCCGGGACGTGACCCTGCCCCTGATCCGCCACGGCCTGCTGGCCAGCTGGCTGCTGGTGTTCATGATCTTCGAGCGGGAGTACTCCACCGGCGTGTACCTGCTCAACCCGGGCACCGAGGTGATCGGCTCCCTGCTGGTCTCCCTGTGGGCCACCGGCGGCGCCGATATGGTGGCCGCCCTTTCCCTGATCAACGTGGTGCTGGTGGGCTGCGGCCTGGCCATCGCCCTTCGCTTCGGAGTGAAACTCCATGATTAA